A genome region from Pseudomonas pergaminensis includes the following:
- the rbfA gene encoding 30S ribosome-binding factor RbfA: MAKEYSRTQRIGDQMQRELAQLIRREVKDPRVGLVTITAVEVSRDVGHAKIFITVMGQDSSEEIAQSIKVLNSAAGFLRMQLAREMKLRSVPQLHFHYDESVVRGAHLSALIERAVAEDSQRPSTPEDAKE, from the coding sequence ATGGCAAAAGAATACAGCCGTACCCAGCGTATCGGTGATCAGATGCAGCGCGAGCTGGCCCAACTGATCCGTCGCGAAGTCAAAGACCCACGCGTTGGCCTGGTCACCATCACCGCCGTTGAAGTGAGCCGTGACGTGGGTCACGCGAAGATCTTCATCACCGTGATGGGGCAGGACAGCAGCGAAGAAATCGCGCAAAGCATCAAGGTGCTCAATTCGGCGGCAGGTTTCCTGCGCATGCAATTGGCCCGTGAAATGAAGCTGCGCAGTGTTCCTCAGTTGCACTTCCACTACGATGAAAGCGTCGTGCGGGGTGCGCACCTGTCGGCACTGATCGAGCGCGCCGTGGCTGAAGACAGCCAGCGCCCGTCCACACCTGAAGACGCCAAGGAGTAA
- the infB gene encoding translation initiation factor IF-2: protein MTQVTVKQLADEVKTPVERLLQQMREAGLPHTAADEGVSDSEKQSLLTHLKSSHKAKVEEPRKITLQRKTTSTLRVAGSKSISVEVRKKKVFVQRSPEEIEAERKRELEERRAVENAARQKAEEEAKRRAEEEARRQPAAAQPAATEAVAAPSAPVEAVREAAPVAAAPAPAADARKRDEPRRPDKPRADDNNRRGGGGDGERKNAPHRASVKEKAPAPRVAPRTTDEESDGFRRGGRGKAKLKKRNAHGFQSPTGPVVREVKIGETITVGDLAQQMSVKAAEIIKFMFKLGTPATINQVLDQETAQLVAEELGHKVTLVSDTALEDSLAESLKFEGEAVSRAPVVTVMGHVDHGKTSLLDYIRRAKVAAGEAGGITQHIGAYHVETDRGMVTFLDTPGHAAFTAMRARGAKATDIVILVVAADDGVMPQTIEAVQHAKAAGVPLVVAVNKIDKPGADLDRIRSELSVHGVTSEEWGGDTPFVPVSAKMGTGVDELLEAVLLQAEVLELTATPSAPGRGVVVESRLDKGRGPVATVLVQDGTLRQGDMVLVGSNYGRVRAMLDENGKPIKEAGPAIPVEILGLDGTPDAGDEMSVVADEKKAREVALFRQGKFREVKLARAHAGKLENIFENMGQEEKKTLNIVLKSDVRGSLEALNGALNGLGNDEVQVRVVGGGVGGITESDANLALASNAVLFGFNVRADAGARKIVEQEGLDMRYYNVIYDIIEDVKKALTGMLGSDVRENILGIAEVRDVFRSPKFGAIAGCMVVEGTVFRNRPIRVLREDIVIFEGELESLRRFKDDASEVRAGMECGIGVKSYNDVKVGDKIEVFEKVQVARSL from the coding sequence ATGACGCAAGTCACGGTGAAACAACTGGCCGATGAGGTCAAAACACCGGTAGAGCGCCTGTTGCAGCAGATGCGTGAGGCAGGTCTGCCGCACACCGCCGCCGATGAAGGTGTGAGCGATAGTGAGAAGCAGTCTTTGCTGACTCACTTGAAGAGCAGCCACAAGGCGAAAGTGGAAGAACCGCGCAAGATTACATTGCAGCGCAAAACCACCAGCACCCTGCGTGTTGCTGGTAGCAAGAGCATCAGCGTTGAAGTACGCAAGAAGAAAGTCTTCGTACAGCGCAGCCCGGAAGAAATCGAAGCCGAGCGCAAACGCGAACTGGAAGAACGTCGCGCAGTAGAAAATGCTGCTCGTCAGAAGGCTGAAGAAGAAGCCAAGCGTCGCGCCGAAGAAGAAGCGCGTCGCCAGCCTGCTGCTGCGCAACCCGCTGCCACTGAAGCGGTCGCCGCGCCTAGCGCGCCGGTAGAAGCTGTGCGTGAGGCCGCTCCGGTTGCCGCTGCACCAGCACCTGCTGCTGACGCCCGTAAACGCGACGAACCTCGTCGTCCGGACAAGCCACGTGCTGACGATAACAATCGTCGCGGTGGTGGTGGCGATGGCGAGCGCAAAAACGCTCCACATCGTGCTTCGGTCAAAGAGAAAGCGCCTGCTCCACGCGTTGCCCCGCGTACTACCGACGAAGAAAGCGATGGCTTCCGTCGTGGTGGTCGCGGCAAGGCCAAGCTGAAGAAACGCAACGCCCACGGTTTCCAGAGCCCAACCGGCCCTGTCGTGCGTGAAGTGAAGATCGGCGAGACCATCACTGTGGGCGATCTGGCCCAGCAGATGTCGGTCAAGGCAGCTGAAATCATCAAGTTCATGTTCAAGCTGGGTACTCCAGCCACCATCAACCAGGTACTGGATCAGGAAACTGCCCAGCTTGTGGCTGAAGAATTGGGCCACAAAGTGACCCTGGTCAGCGACACCGCCCTGGAAGATTCCTTGGCCGAGTCCCTGAAGTTTGAAGGTGAGGCTGTTTCCCGTGCACCGGTTGTGACCGTAATGGGCCACGTTGACCACGGTAAAACTTCCCTGCTCGACTACATCCGTCGTGCCAAGGTGGCTGCGGGCGAAGCCGGCGGTATCACCCAGCACATCGGCGCGTACCACGTTGAAACCGACCGTGGCATGGTGACGTTCCTCGATACCCCTGGTCACGCCGCGTTTACCGCAATGCGTGCCCGTGGTGCCAAGGCGACCGACATCGTGATCCTGGTGGTTGCAGCCGACGACGGCGTGATGCCACAAACCATCGAAGCCGTTCAGCATGCCAAGGCAGCTGGCGTTCCGTTGGTGGTTGCGGTGAACAAAATCGACAAGCCGGGCGCTGATCTCGATCGCATCCGTAGCGAACTGTCGGTTCACGGCGTGACATCCGAAGAGTGGGGTGGCGACACACCATTCGTACCAGTCTCCGCGAAGATGGGTACCGGCGTTGACGAACTGCTCGAAGCCGTTCTGTTGCAAGCCGAGGTTCTGGAACTGACCGCGACTCCATCGGCTCCTGGCCGTGGTGTGGTGGTTGAGTCCCGTCTCGACAAGGGCCGTGGCCCGGTTGCGACCGTTCTGGTTCAAGACGGCACCCTGCGCCAAGGCGACATGGTACTGGTCGGTTCGAACTACGGCCGTGTACGTGCCATGCTCGACGAGAACGGCAAGCCAATCAAGGAAGCAGGTCCTGCTATCCCGGTCGAGATCCTCGGCCTGGACGGTACCCCGGACGCTGGCGACGAGATGAGCGTAGTTGCCGACGAGAAGAAAGCCCGTGAAGTGGCTCTGTTCCGTCAAGGCAAGTTCCGTGAAGTCAAGCTGGCCCGTGCTCACGCCGGCAAGCTGGAAAACATCTTCGAGAACATGGGCCAGGAAGAGAAGAAGACGCTTAACATCGTCCTCAAATCTGACGTACGTGGTTCCCTCGAAGCGTTGAACGGCGCCTTGAATGGCCTGGGTAACGACGAAGTGCAAGTGCGCGTTGTCGGTGGCGGTGTCGGTGGTATCACCGAATCCGACGCCAACCTGGCATTGGCTTCCAACGCTGTACTGTTCGGCTTCAACGTGCGTGCCGATGCTGGCGCTCGCAAGATCGTCGAGCAGGAAGGCCTGGACATGCGTTACTACAACGTCATCTACGACATCATCGAAGACGTCAAGAAAGCCCTCACCGGCATGCTTGGCAGCGACGTCCGGGAGAACATCCTGGGTATCGCCGAAGTACGTGACGTGTTCCGCTCGCCGAAATTCGGCGCGATCGCCGGCTGCATGGTTGTCGAAGGCACCGTGTTCCGTAACCGTCCAATCCGTGTACTGCGTGAAGACATCGTTATCTTCGAAGGCGAGCTGGAATCCCTGCGCCGCTTCAAGGATGACGCTTCTGAAGTACGTGCCGGCATGGAATGCGGTATCGGCGTCAAGAGCTACAACGACGTCAAGGTTGGCGACAAGATCGAAGTCTTCGAGAAGGTTCAGGTTGCTCGCAGCCTCTAA
- the nusA gene encoding transcription termination factor NusA, with protein sequence MSKEVLLVVESVSNEKGVPANVIFEALELALATATKKRFEDEVDLRVEINRHTGAYETFRRWTVVEEADLDDPAIETWPSKVAETHPGAKVGDVVEEKIESIEFGRIAAQTAKQVIVQKVREAERAQVVDAYRERLGEIISGTVKKVTRDNVIVDLGNNAEALLAREDIISRETFRVGVRLRALLKEIRTENRGPQLILSRTAPEMLIELFRIEVPEIAEGLIEVMAASRDPGSRAKIAVRSKDKRIDPQGACIGMRGSRVQAVSGELGGERVDIVLWDDNPAQFVINAMSPAEVAAIIVDEDAHAMDIAVGADNLAQAIGRGGQNVRLASQLTGWTLNVMTESDIQAKQQAETGDILRNFIEELEVDEDLAQVLVDEGFTSLEEIAYVPLEEMLNIDGFDEDTVNELRARAKDRLLTKAIATEEKLADAHPAEDLLSLEGMDKDLAMELAVRGVITREDLAEQSIDDLLDIDGIDDDRAGKLIMAARAHWFE encoded by the coding sequence ATGAGCAAAGAAGTACTGCTGGTTGTTGAGTCGGTATCCAATGAAAAGGGCGTACCGGCAAACGTGATTTTTGAAGCGCTGGAGCTGGCCCTGGCCACTGCTACCAAAAAGCGTTTTGAAGACGAAGTTGATCTGCGTGTGGAAATCAACCGCCACACCGGTGCCTATGAGACTTTCCGTCGCTGGACGGTCGTTGAAGAAGCCGATCTTGATGATCCGGCCATCGAAACCTGGCCAAGCAAGGTTGCCGAAACGCATCCTGGCGCCAAGGTCGGTGATGTCGTCGAAGAAAAGATCGAATCGATCGAATTCGGCCGTATCGCTGCACAGACCGCCAAGCAGGTCATCGTGCAGAAGGTTCGCGAAGCCGAGCGCGCTCAAGTCGTTGACGCCTATCGCGAGCGCCTGGGTGAAATCATCTCCGGCACCGTGAAAAAAGTCACCCGCGACAACGTGATCGTCGACCTGGGCAACAACGCCGAAGCGTTGCTGGCCCGCGAAGACATCATCTCTCGCGAAACCTTCCGTGTCGGCGTGCGCTTGCGTGCGTTGCTCAAGGAAATCCGCACCGAGAACCGCGGCCCTCAGTTGATCCTGTCGCGTACCGCGCCGGAAATGCTGATCGAGCTGTTCCGTATCGAAGTGCCGGAAATCGCCGAAGGCCTGATCGAAGTCATGGCTGCGTCCCGCGACCCGGGTTCGCGTGCCAAGATCGCGGTCCGGTCCAAGGACAAACGCATCGACCCGCAAGGCGCTTGCATCGGTATGCGCGGTTCGCGCGTCCAGGCAGTGTCGGGTGAATTGGGCGGTGAGCGTGTGGACATCGTCCTGTGGGACGATAACCCGGCGCAGTTCGTGATCAACGCCATGTCGCCGGCTGAAGTGGCGGCAATTATCGTTGACGAAGATGCCCATGCAATGGACATCGCCGTTGGCGCAGACAATCTGGCTCAGGCCATTGGTCGTGGTGGTCAGAACGTGCGTCTGGCCAGCCAACTGACCGGTTGGACCCTGAACGTGATGACCGAATCGGACATCCAGGCTAAGCAGCAAGCTGAAACCGGTGACATCCTGCGCAACTTCATCGAAGAGTTGGAAGTCGATGAAGACCTGGCGCAGGTGCTGGTAGATGAAGGCTTCACCAGCCTGGAAGAGATTGCCTACGTACCGTTGGAAGAAATGCTCAACATCGACGGCTTTGACGAAGACACCGTCAACGAGCTTCGCGCTCGGGCCAAGGATCGTTTGTTGACTAAAGCCATCGCTACTGAGGAAAAGCTGGCAGACGCCCATCCGGCCGAAGACCTGCTCTCGCTTGAGGGTATGGACAAGGATTTGGCGATGGAACTGGCGGTGCGCGGCGTAATTACCCGCGAAGACCTGGCCGAGCAGTCTATTGACGATCTGCTCGACATCGACGGCATTGACGATGATCGTGCCGGCAAGTTGATCATGGCCGCCCGAGCCCATTGGTTCGAGTAA
- the rimP gene encoding ribosome maturation factor RimP: MSSKLEELQALLAPVVVALGYECWGIEFSAQGRHSMLRVYIDKEGGVLVDDCAIVSRQISGVLDVEDPISVEYTLEVSSPGMERPLFTIDQFAKFAGEQVKIKLRSPFEGRRNFQGLLRGVEEQDVVVQVEDHEFLLPIDMIDKANIIPSFD; this comes from the coding sequence GTGTCGAGCAAGCTAGAAGAGTTGCAGGCCTTGTTGGCCCCGGTGGTCGTGGCCCTAGGCTATGAATGCTGGGGTATTGAGTTTTCGGCTCAAGGTCGCCACTCAATGTTGCGCGTTTATATCGATAAAGAGGGCGGCGTGCTGGTGGACGATTGTGCCATTGTCAGCCGTCAGATCAGCGGTGTGCTGGATGTTGAAGATCCGATCTCCGTTGAATACACCCTCGAAGTTTCCTCGCCAGGCATGGAACGCCCACTGTTCACTATTGATCAGTTTGCAAAATTTGCCGGTGAACAAGTGAAGATCAAGCTGCGATCTCCCTTTGAAGGGCGACGCAACTTTCAGGGCCTTCTGCGCGGTGTAGAAGAACAGGATGTCGTGGTGCAGGTAGAAGACCATGAATTCCTGTTGCCGATCGATATGATCGACAAGGCCAACATTATTCCCAGTTTTGACTGA